From the Pomacea canaliculata isolate SZHN2017 linkage group LG4, ASM307304v1, whole genome shotgun sequence genome, one window contains:
- the LOC112561493 gene encoding LOW QUALITY PROTEIN: short-chain specific acyl-CoA dehydrogenase, mitochondrial-like (The sequence of the model RefSeq protein was modified relative to this genomic sequence to represent the inferred CDS: substituted 1 base at 1 genomic stop codon) → MEIRFWDTNGFPFRNFDKDKGFPRAVKEQHLTKIIQIQCSMLSKKLYLGLLCVDVPESDGGTGLDYLAYAVALEEISRGCASTGCIMSVNNSLYLGPIEKYATDKQKEQFLKPFLNGDRVGCFALSEPGNGSDAGAASCTARLILSHSKGKYAGEPGFGFKIAMNSFCXQAALECAIDYANKRNSFGMPISKLQAIQMKLADMGMRLESARLLTWKAAMLKDAGLPYTKLAAMAKLAASETATYNAHQAIQILGGMGYVTDMPAERYYRDARITEIYEGTSEIQRLVIAGNLLKEYS, encoded by the exons ATGGAAATC AGATTTTGGGACACTAATGGCTTCCCATTCAGGAATTTTGACAAAGACAAAGGTTTCCCAAGAGCAGTAAAGGAgcaacatttaacaaaaataattcagatTCAGTGTTCTATGCTAAG TAAGAAGTTGTATCTTGGGTTGCTGTGTGTAGATGTGCCAGAATCTGATGGTGGAACAGGGCTCGATTATTTGGCTTATGCAGTAGCCTTGGAAGAAATATCTCGTGGATGTGCTTCCACAGGATGTATCATGAGCGTTAAcaat agtttgTATCTTGGACCTATAGAGAAGTATGCAACTGACAAACAGAaggaacagtttttaaaacCATTCTTAAATGGAGACAGGGTTGGATGTTTTGCATTAAGTGAACCAG GCAACGGAAGTGATGCTGGAGCAGCAAGTTGTACAGCAAGATTGAT ACTGTCGCATTCCAAGGGAAAATATGCGGGAGAGCCTGGCTTTGGTTTTAAGATTGCTATG AATTCTTTCTGTTAACAGGCGGCCCTTGAATGTGCCATTGATTATGCCAACAAACGTAACAGTTTTGGCATGCCAATTTCTAAGCTGCAAGCTATTCAG ATGAAACTTGCTGATATGGGCATGAGGTTAGAAAGTGCTCGACTTCTTACATGGAAGGCAGCCATGCTGAAGGATGCAGGATTGCCATACACAAAG TTAGCTGCCATGGCAAAACTAGCTGCTTCAGAGACGGCGACATACAATGCTCATCAG GCAATCCAAATTCTAGGGGGAATGGGCTACGTCACTGATATGCCTGCTGAACGCTATTACCGAGATGCCCGCATTACTGAGATCTATGAAGGAACGAGTGAAATACAGCGTCTTGTTATTGCAGGCAACTTGCTAAAAGAGTACTCctag